In bacterium, the following proteins share a genomic window:
- a CDS encoding propionyl-CoA carboxylase: protein MSWKPEVDEIEARRIAAREMGGPEAVARQHERGRLTVRERVAALVDEGSLEEQAPIAGETERDENGEPVAFHPANYLLGLAELDGRPIVVGGEDFTQRGGSPSPAGLRRSVWSETLAIDLRLPLVRFLEGGGGSVAGTGGPKRPTPSKTTSDPVFSTSRFLSIAQIMQIAPVASAAVGAVAGFPAARLAASHFSVMTKDTAQVLIGGPALVERALGETLTKDELGGAKVHGRSGVVDNVAKDEKDAIEQIRRFLSYLPTNVMQLPPVVECSDDPERREAFLLDVIPRERRQVYAMRRILKAVFDEGSVFEMTKGYGRGLITAFARLNGKPVGVFANDPHFYAGSMDAEGSLKVKRFIDLCDTFHLPVVTLVDEPGFMIGPASERSGTIRFGVELISRVVTAKIPWCTVLVRKAYGVAAAAHMGPKATVFAWPSAESGALPIEGGVAVAFRRQIAEADDPEAKRAELEAAMSKGRSPFPRAEAVGVHDLIDPRETRSRLCRWIERVWPLLSEQLPTRPPI from the coding sequence ATGAGCTGGAAGCCCGAAGTCGACGAGATCGAAGCGCGTCGGATCGCCGCCCGCGAGATGGGCGGCCCCGAGGCGGTCGCCCGTCAGCACGAGCGCGGCCGGCTGACCGTTCGCGAGCGCGTGGCCGCCCTCGTCGACGAAGGCAGCCTCGAAGAGCAGGCTCCGATCGCGGGCGAGACCGAGCGCGACGAGAACGGCGAGCCGGTCGCCTTCCACCCGGCGAACTACCTGCTCGGCCTCGCCGAGCTCGACGGACGCCCGATCGTCGTCGGGGGCGAGGACTTCACCCAACGCGGCGGCTCGCCCTCGCCCGCGGGCCTGCGCCGGAGCGTGTGGTCCGAGACCCTGGCGATCGACCTCCGTCTGCCGCTCGTCCGCTTCCTGGAAGGCGGCGGGGGCAGCGTCGCCGGCACCGGCGGCCCGAAGCGGCCCACGCCCTCGAAGACCACGAGCGATCCCGTGTTCTCGACCTCCCGCTTCCTGTCGATCGCCCAGATCATGCAGATCGCACCGGTCGCCTCTGCCGCCGTGGGCGCCGTCGCGGGCTTCCCGGCGGCGCGACTCGCCGCCTCCCACTTCTCGGTCATGACGAAGGACACCGCGCAGGTCCTGATCGGGGGCCCGGCGCTCGTCGAGCGCGCCCTCGGCGAGACGCTGACCAAGGACGAGCTCGGCGGGGCGAAGGTCCACGGGCGCTCCGGCGTCGTGGACAACGTCGCGAAGGACGAGAAGGACGCGATCGAACAGATCCGGCGCTTCCTCTCCTATCTGCCGACCAACGTCATGCAGCTCCCGCCGGTGGTCGAGTGCAGCGACGATCCCGAGCGCCGCGAGGCGTTCCTGCTCGACGTGATCCCCCGCGAACGCCGGCAGGTCTACGCGATGCGCAGGATCCTGAAGGCCGTCTTCGACGAGGGCAGCGTGTTCGAGATGACGAAGGGCTACGGCCGCGGTCTGATCACCGCCTTCGCGCGCCTGAACGGCAAGCCCGTCGGCGTCTTCGCGAACGACCCCCACTTCTATGCGGGCTCGATGGACGCGGAGGGATCGCTCAAGGTGAAGCGCTTCATCGACCTCTGCGACACGTTCCATCTGCCGGTGGTGACCCTCGTCGACGAGCCCGGGTTCATGATCGGCCCCGCCTCCGAGCGAAGTGGCACCATCCGCTTCGGCGTCGAGCTGATCTCCCGGGTGGTCACGGCGAAGATCCCCTGGTGCACCGTCCTCGTCCGGAAGGCCTACGGCGTCGCCGCCGCCGCACACATGGGGCCGAAGGCGACCGTCTTCGCCTGGCCCTCCGCCGAGTCGGGGGCGCTGCCGATCGAAGGCGGCGTCGCCGTCGCGTTCCGGCGGCAGATCGCCGAAGCCGACGATCCGGAGGCCAAGCGGGCCGAGCTCGAGGCGGCGATGTCGAAGGGACGCAGCCCCTTCCCACGCGCGGAAGCCGTCGGCGTGCACGACCTGATCGATCCGCGCGAGACCCGGTCGCGACTCTGTCGCTGGATCGAGCGGGTCTGGCCGCTGCTTTCCGAGCAGCTGCCGACCCGTCCGCCGATCTGA
- a CDS encoding EAL domain-containing protein, with translation MSQGTFVGRQPIVDRERRVVAYELLFRSSAEANFADFDEVGRAAVRVMVNTFAALGMEAVLGHARGFFNVNHEVLLSESLEALPRDRVVLEVLEDVEPTDEVRARCRELHEAGFTIALDDWVVDDPRESLLPWASVVKVDLPAIPPKALRKLTRSLRERDVQLLAEKVETAEEFEACHKLGFDLFQGFFFARPIVLEGADMDAAKTILLKLLQQISSGAETAKIVETFKQDAKLGLNLLRLVNTAGRAARVRLDTIEAAVRHLGLQQLGRWCAILLYAQGPDADLRSPLLVTAAHRGRLMELVVGHASSHHDDGIVAERAFLVGMLSLADALLGRPIESLVSELRLSDVVGRALTHHDGDLGRLLSMAIAIEAGDVAKFEPELAERDLDFDSLQAIENAAYAWVHGLTAAD, from the coding sequence GTGAGTCAGGGAACCTTCGTCGGTCGTCAGCCGATCGTGGACCGGGAACGACGCGTCGTCGCCTACGAGCTCCTCTTTCGGAGCTCCGCCGAAGCGAACTTCGCCGACTTCGACGAAGTCGGGCGCGCCGCGGTCCGCGTGATGGTCAATACCTTCGCGGCCCTCGGAATGGAAGCGGTCCTCGGGCACGCCCGCGGATTCTTCAACGTCAACCACGAGGTGCTGCTCTCGGAATCGCTCGAGGCGCTGCCGCGGGATCGGGTCGTGCTCGAGGTCCTCGAGGACGTCGAGCCGACCGACGAAGTCCGGGCGCGCTGCCGCGAGCTGCACGAAGCCGGATTCACGATCGCCCTCGACGATTGGGTCGTGGACGATCCACGCGAGAGTCTGCTCCCGTGGGCCTCGGTGGTGAAGGTCGATCTGCCGGCGATCCCGCCGAAGGCGCTGCGCAAGCTCACCCGGAGCCTTCGTGAGCGCGACGTTCAGCTGCTCGCGGAGAAGGTCGAGACCGCGGAGGAGTTCGAGGCCTGCCACAAGCTCGGCTTCGATCTCTTCCAGGGCTTCTTCTTCGCCCGGCCGATCGTCCTCGAGGGCGCGGACATGGATGCGGCGAAGACGATTCTCCTCAAGCTGCTCCAACAGATCAGCTCGGGTGCGGAGACGGCGAAGATCGTCGAGACCTTCAAACAGGACGCGAAGCTCGGCTTGAACCTCCTTCGTCTGGTGAATACGGCCGGACGCGCCGCCCGCGTCCGCCTCGACACGATCGAGGCAGCGGTGCGCCACCTCGGCCTCCAGCAGCTCGGCCGCTGGTGCGCGATCCTGCTCTATGCGCAGGGACCGGACGCCGACCTGCGCTCGCCGCTGCTGGTGACGGCAGCCCACCGCGGTCGCTTGATGGAGCTCGTGGTCGGCCACGCCTCGTCGCACCACGATGACGGCATCGTCGCCGAGCGCGCATTCCTCGTCGGGATGCTCTCCCTGGCGGACGCTCTTCTCGGGCGACCGATCGAGTCCCTGGTGAGCGAGCTGCGGCTCTCCGACGTCGTCGGCCGCGCGCTGACCCATCACGACGGCGACCTGGGGCGGCTGCTCTCGATGGCGATCGCGATCGAGGCGGGCGACGTCGCGAAGTTCGAGCCCGAACTCGCCGAGCGCGACCTCGACTTCGACTCGCTCCAGGCGATCGAGAACGCGGCCTACGCCTGGGTGCACGGTCTCACCGCAGCGGACTGA
- the thiO gene encoding glycine oxidase ThiO translates to MIDDVLVVGAGIIGLSVADALAREGLRVRVLETDRVAGGASGAAAGMLAPLSEALLHSDEDPATNPLVALGLESLSRFESLCRRLRDETGIDPEFERSGLWRPVATETERREAAAGFARIGDRAGAVEWCDGRELVDELPGLSPRIPGAFFSPLECHLRPPLLARATAAGLRARGVEIDEGVAVHRLRTAAGRVEGVETNAGLRRAGQVVVAAGPWTPTLLEPVIGRESLPRIEPVRGQILVLEPPLPAGRRIVFGPDVYLVPKRDGSWVVGATQERVGFDRRVTAEGVSRLLDRARALFPAIESATFGRAWAGLRPVDAEGWPRVGATGIQDLFVAAGHGRNGVLLSPITAERLRDVITGKRPMTHDAFAPEGSAPG, encoded by the coding sequence GTGATCGACGACGTCCTGGTCGTCGGCGCCGGGATCATCGGCCTCTCCGTCGCCGATGCCCTCGCGCGGGAGGGGCTGCGCGTGCGCGTGCTCGAGACCGATCGGGTCGCGGGCGGTGCGTCGGGTGCGGCGGCGGGGATGCTCGCCCCGCTGAGCGAGGCGCTCCTCCACTCGGACGAGGACCCGGCGACGAATCCGCTGGTGGCTCTCGGTCTCGAGAGCCTCTCGCGCTTCGAGTCGCTGTGCCGACGGCTGCGCGACGAGACCGGCATCGATCCGGAGTTCGAGCGCTCCGGCCTCTGGCGACCGGTCGCGACCGAAACGGAGCGGCGCGAGGCGGCTGCGGGCTTCGCGCGGATCGGCGACCGCGCGGGGGCCGTCGAATGGTGTGACGGCCGCGAGCTGGTCGACGAGCTGCCCGGACTGTCCCCCAGGATTCCGGGGGCTTTCTTCTCACCGCTCGAGTGTCACTTGAGACCGCCGCTCCTGGCCCGGGCGACCGCCGCGGGGCTCCGAGCACGCGGCGTCGAGATCGACGAGGGGGTCGCGGTCCATCGTCTGCGCACGGCCGCCGGGCGGGTGGAGGGCGTCGAGACGAACGCGGGACTGCGACGGGCCGGCCAGGTCGTCGTCGCCGCCGGCCCGTGGACGCCGACGCTGCTCGAGCCCGTGATCGGCCGCGAGTCGCTTCCGCGGATCGAGCCGGTGCGCGGCCAGATCCTCGTCCTCGAGCCGCCGCTGCCGGCGGGACGCCGGATCGTCTTCGGCCCCGACGTCTATCTCGTCCCCAAGCGCGACGGGTCCTGGGTCGTGGGCGCGACCCAGGAGCGGGTCGGATTCGATCGACGGGTGACCGCGGAAGGCGTCTCCCGTCTGCTCGATCGGGCGCGCGCGCTCTTCCCCGCGATCGAGTCCGCGACCTTCGGACGTGCGTGGGCGGGACTGCGTCCGGTCGACGCGGAGGGTTGGCCGCGGGTCGGGGCGACCGGGATCCAGGATCTCTTCGTCGCCGCGGGTCACGGGCGCAACGGCGTCCTTCTTTCGCCGATCACCGCCGAGCGGTTGCGGGACGTGATCACGGGCAAGCGACCGATGACCCACGACGCCTTCGCGCCGGAAGGATCGGCGCCCGGCTAG
- a CDS encoding GMC family oxidoreductase, with amino-acid sequence MSPLSAEQLGSARERVRVFGQYDHAFDETCDVVVVGSGPSGSVAAYELAAAGHDVILLEEGPPFTTRDLELDGNLSMTRTMREGGLRMTRGTTMPTMQAVALGGGSLVNSAICVRPPDSVFERWSSRYDLERTDRAHLDPHFDAIADFLGIAPTPDEVQGKRNLLFRDGCDALGIASEPIARNVRHCRGSGECFTGCRSRAKQSMDVSYVPAALAAGARVLTSVQVQEIRRRGRRVTGVSGQVVAPFSQGRASGRSHAFRIEAKAVVLAAGCTATPVLLQHSDDLANASGQVGRNLQFHPGVAIAGVFPEAIDSQFGATQGYQSLAFLDEGFKLETLWAPPPLLAIRFPGIGADLQARFAELPQIAIFDAIASANRSLGRVKKRFRSLEPVLQWRLHPDDAQILRRALHVIAQIFFAAGASRILPGVGGIADVIHSAEDAAILDSSAVKPSGLVMGGNHVFCTTRMHGDPTKGVVDEDGRAHDLENLYIADTGIFPQCPSVNPMFTGMALARRQARLLSERL; translated from the coding sequence GTGAGTCCGCTCTCGGCCGAGCAGCTCGGGAGCGCGCGCGAGCGCGTACGGGTCTTCGGCCAGTACGACCACGCCTTCGACGAGACATGCGACGTCGTGGTCGTGGGCTCGGGGCCGTCCGGCTCGGTGGCCGCCTATGAGCTCGCCGCGGCCGGGCACGACGTGATCCTGCTCGAGGAGGGGCCGCCCTTCACGACCCGCGACCTCGAGCTCGACGGCAACCTGTCGATGACCCGGACCATGCGCGAGGGGGGGCTGCGCATGACGCGCGGGACGACGATGCCGACGATGCAGGCGGTCGCCCTCGGTGGAGGCTCGCTCGTCAACTCGGCGATCTGCGTCCGTCCGCCGGATTCGGTGTTCGAGCGCTGGTCGTCACGCTACGACCTCGAACGAACGGATCGCGCGCACCTCGATCCGCACTTCGACGCGATCGCGGACTTCCTGGGGATCGCGCCGACCCCGGACGAGGTACAGGGCAAGCGGAATCTGCTCTTCCGCGACGGCTGCGACGCGCTCGGGATCGCCTCGGAGCCGATCGCCCGCAACGTGCGCCACTGCCGCGGGAGCGGCGAGTGCTTCACGGGATGCCGCAGTCGCGCCAAGCAGAGCATGGACGTGAGCTACGTGCCCGCCGCGCTCGCCGCCGGGGCCCGGGTCCTCACCAGCGTCCAGGTCCAGGAGATCAGGCGGCGTGGTCGACGGGTGACCGGCGTGTCGGGCCAGGTCGTCGCGCCGTTCTCCCAGGGCCGCGCCTCGGGTCGAAGTCACGCGTTCCGGATCGAGGCGAAGGCGGTCGTGCTCGCAGCGGGCTGCACCGCCACGCCGGTGCTCCTGCAGCACAGCGACGATCTCGCGAACGCCTCGGGCCAGGTCGGCCGCAATCTCCAGTTCCATCCGGGCGTCGCGATCGCGGGGGTCTTCCCCGAAGCGATCGATTCCCAGTTCGGCGCGACCCAGGGCTATCAGTCGCTCGCGTTCCTCGACGAGGGCTTCAAGCTCGAGACCCTCTGGGCGCCCCCGCCGCTCCTCGCGATCCGGTTTCCCGGGATCGGTGCGGATCTCCAGGCGCGGTTCGCGGAGCTGCCCCAGATCGCGATCTTCGACGCGATCGCGAGCGCGAACCGCTCCCTCGGCCGCGTGAAGAAGCGCTTCCGCAGCCTCGAGCCCGTCCTGCAGTGGCGGCTCCACCCCGATGACGCGCAGATCCTGCGGCGGGCGCTGCACGTGATCGCGCAGATCTTCTTCGCCGCCGGCGCGAGCAGGATCCTGCCCGGGGTCGGGGGGATCGCGGACGTGATCCACTCCGCAGAGGATGCGGCGATCCTCGATTCGTCGGCGGTGAAGCCGTCGGGCCTCGTGATGGGCGGCAATCACGTCTTCTGCACGACGCGCATGCACGGGGATCCGACCAAGGGCGTCGTCGACGAGGACGGGAGAGCGCACGACCTCGAGAACCTCTACATCGCGGATACCGGGATCTTCCCGCAGTGCCCCTCGGTGAACCCCATGTTCACGGGGATGGCGCTGGCGCGACGGCAGGCCCGGCTCCTCTCCGAGAGGCTCTGA
- a CDS encoding SCO family protein: MDVLMGRGALRAFAATTVLLAPLVLGCPQEEGGPGVYDARGVVEDVDVEGAQVLIDHEDVPGLMPAMTMNFAVPDEAVLEGLAAGQVIEFEMRFTGRSYEVESFEVVGEAPFEDGWRRLGEALVRTNPVPAFELIDQAGRTVTEADFADRVALVDFIYTECPGPCPIQTSSLVALQRELPADVRDRIQFLSFSLDPGVDRPEVLERYATERGADLARWSFLTGEAEPMASLVRQWGVGSLRQPDGSIDHTLMLFVVRAGRVMERYTLEQARDGTLLADLVTLAKMPAELPSSVPTGNDADHASDASDPSDASSDGAGTNADHDGMHGS, translated from the coding sequence GTGGACGTACTGATGGGCCGTGGCGCGCTTCGTGCCTTCGCGGCGACGACGGTGCTCCTCGCTCCCCTCGTGCTCGGATGCCCACAGGAAGAGGGCGGTCCGGGTGTCTATGACGCTCGAGGCGTCGTGGAAGACGTCGACGTCGAGGGGGCGCAGGTCCTGATCGACCACGAGGACGTGCCGGGGCTCATGCCTGCGATGACGATGAACTTCGCGGTGCCCGACGAGGCGGTCCTCGAGGGACTCGCCGCGGGTCAGGTGATCGAGTTCGAGATGCGCTTCACCGGGCGCAGCTACGAGGTCGAGTCCTTCGAGGTCGTGGGCGAGGCGCCCTTCGAAGACGGTTGGCGGCGGCTCGGAGAGGCCCTCGTGCGGACGAACCCCGTCCCGGCCTTCGAGCTGATCGACCAGGCCGGGCGCACGGTGACCGAAGCGGACTTCGCCGACCGGGTGGCCCTCGTCGACTTCATCTACACCGAGTGCCCGGGCCCTTGCCCGATCCAGACCTCGAGCCTCGTCGCTCTCCAGCGTGAGCTTCCCGCGGACGTGCGCGACCGGATCCAGTTCCTCTCGTTCAGCCTCGATCCCGGAGTCGACCGGCCCGAGGTCCTCGAGCGCTACGCGACCGAGCGCGGCGCGGACCTCGCGCGGTGGTCGTTCCTGACCGGCGAGGCCGAGCCGATGGCCTCGCTGGTCCGCCAGTGGGGGGTCGGATCGCTGCGCCAGCCGGACGGCTCGATCGATCACACGTTGATGCTCTTCGTCGTTCGGGCCGGACGCGTGATGGAGCGCTACACGCTGGAGCAGGCCCGGGACGGCACGCTGCTCGCGGATCTCGTCACGCTCGCGAAGATGCCGGCCGAGCTTCCGTCGTCCGTCCCGACCGGGAACGACGCGGACCATGCCTCCGATGCCTCCGATCCCTCGGATGCCTCCTCCGACGGAGCGGGAACGAACGCCGACCACGACGGGATGCATGGCTCGTGA
- a CDS encoding YfcE family phosphodiesterase, which yields MRIGVVGDTHDQLVNVGRIVDLFAEAGVERIIHTGDITQPTVLERFARLDRPLAGVFGNNDASTRPVLTEHASAFGMDLVEPPRVLEWAARRILVVHDPELHALVDPDTTEGIDLVVHGHTHRHRHEWQNDTLFFNPGECAGFLAGRNAVGMIDLASLDVELLRF from the coding sequence ATGCGAATCGGCGTCGTCGGCGACACCCACGATCAGCTCGTCAACGTCGGACGGATCGTCGACCTCTTCGCCGAGGCCGGGGTCGAACGGATCATCCACACCGGCGACATCACGCAGCCCACGGTGCTCGAGCGCTTCGCACGCCTCGATCGGCCGCTGGCCGGCGTCTTCGGAAACAACGACGCGTCGACCCGCCCGGTGCTCACCGAGCACGCGAGCGCCTTCGGCATGGATCTGGTCGAGCCGCCGCGGGTCCTCGAATGGGCCGCACGGCGGATCCTGGTCGTGCACGATCCCGAGCTGCACGCCCTGGTCGATCCGGACACGACCGAGGGGATCGACCTCGTCGTCCACGGCCACACCCATCGTCACCGCCACGAGTGGCAGAACGACACCCTCTTCTTCAACCCGGGCGAATGCGCGGGGTTCCTCGCCGGGCGCAACGCGGTCGGAATGATCGATCTCGCCTCCCTCGACGTCGAGCTGCTCCGCTTCTGA